The Brassica napus cultivar Da-Ae chromosome C7, Da-Ae, whole genome shotgun sequence genomic interval cgacgaaagtacgtcGTGAGCAATATTAGTCGtaaaaacgtgtattcaatgcgCTTTAAATTGTCtaatttcgttgtaaattcCTTGTAAAACCGATGTAAGAGAGATGTAAAACCCTAGTAAAATCATTATTATACTTCCCCTACCAAACtcgaatttttatatatatatatgttatttctcACAACTCATTCTCTCACaacacaaaaaggaaaaaaagaaaaaaaatttgagaaaaaaaattccagaaaaattataaaaaaaaagaattcccaaaacaatttccaaaaaaatttccaaaacaaaattccgaaaaaaaattctaaaaaaaaaagcgGATGGCGGtaatatttacgagttgcgaAGTTGGATGTATTCCCATAAAGATTCGGAAGGGAGAGTGACGAatgcatttctgagcgggctagagacattcatgtaCCATGCGGACTCTACACCGAAtacgcaggaaagcggtaaggcGTTCAgacttgtaaatatatttagtgAGACTATAAATGATTTGATATATACTTCTTAACAAATAAATTGGAAACATAACGCATGATCTGTCAAGAGaacataaaatcattttttaagaGCTCAtgttattatattgttttcatttatCAATATGGTTTGATTCATTCCATaaccaatataaatatatattaaatattatattattataaataataatatgttacTGTTTTATGTAGACATTTGATTTGAGTATACGAATTTGGATTGGTTCGgttaatcatgtttttttttggcatcaacATAAACAGATTCAtatagatgatccatatttttCATTTGTGGAGAGACTCTGAAAAACAGAAGTTCCATGTTTGCAAAATTGATTGAGAGAAAAAAAGTATATGGATTCGATTGAATCTTAGAAAATGCTCATACTCGAACCACCGGTAGACATtcaaaaaaacacatggttttgTAGTTCCTTTTATGCATCATATTTGGTACAACACACATCACCTTGCATCCTCTTCTctgacagttttttttttaaatgctataCATTCTGACACTATTTACGTAGAAAATGCTTTATTTTTGGTGTGCATAGTATTTTTCAGCAAAACGCTTTCTATGAAACGACTTTGAGACAGATCATTGGTGTCGATCTTCACCAGTTAATCATGTTGTTGATGTATTGATTTATACAATAGGTAAATATTTGTAATGCCATACAAAAGTATCACTAgttggtaaatactttaaatttagtttaaaatataagtaattttataatatagatttataaaatataaattaaaagctATTATGaacaatctaaaaatatatgagttcatattggtttggttatttgtatatatgtatttaggatgtataattgtttttatttaatccCCATTGTTTGTTGATCCAAATCAAGATAtcctaaaattaattttgttaattctgttatgaacaatgtggattgctagAAGCCAATGGCCAAGACCGAggcccatagagagagagagagaccgcggcccaagaggagagagagtcggccgccTCTTATGTTTAGACGTTTCCATTTAtctttcatgtttatctattaggaggttttccttttcactctaggtttatgatttggatactttccttttTGTCTATCCCttgtatcccctatataagaGAACACTTTGATTCAGAGATTAATAAGACAAGAGACACACGATTTCACTCTTGtacacaacacgttatcagcacgatagcctctgaaCCCTGAGACCTAAATCGAAACCTAGAAACCTAAAAGTCTAAGCCGGcgatccaaaaccaaaacccaaaacctgATCTTGTCCCTTGTTCATCAAGAACTTTAGAAACCCATCTCAACTTCTCAGATCACGTTCCAGACCGAGAAGGACCGCAACCCAGCTCGCGATCGAACCCGAACCCCGCGAGACGACCCGAGACGATCCGATCCCCGATCAGCTCACAGCCGAGACACCTCCAAGCCGCGATCGACTccatccgcgacccgataggaggcagcagACGTCCGATCATCTCAGCTCGAAGTTCCATCCGTTCTCtggtggtccggttcataaACCCCTACTAAACTAAGGTATAAACACAATCTGAGAACTTAGATagtaagaaccctaattccatcattatggaaaccataaaaccctaaaagaaactTAAGACTAAAATCGACAATCTCTAAGAACTAGAAACATGAATCGATTCCTATTAGAACCTGTCTTGAttgttgattgattgaatctgaaattGACAAACCCTAATCATGGAAttgaaaaccctaaaccctaaaagaacCTAGTGTCCGATTTCATAATTGATCTTGCTTGTCTTAATTGCTTGATTTGAATTGAGGTTTAGGAATGATTAGATTGATTGAATTAATCTGTCTGAAACTGaaaatacttaaggccttgaaaccttaaacatAAGTTGATAGAATcataaagattgaaaccctaggAATGCTTAGATCGTTTTACATGAATCCGAATATGGTATTGCATTCACAACTGATCGGCCAGCATATAGAAACACATGATCTTGAATCTGATTGCATTAAAAACTCATATGGCCGTGTGGCATTAATCATCCTAGAACATGTAGAATTGATTTTAGGATTGATCGCACCATGGTAAATTTAGAATTGCATAACCGAACCCATTGATTGATCATATAGCCGTGCGGCTTGCttgatagcaccatggtcgaATTAGAGTTGTTTGAAAATCATAAATGCATAAGAcgtgttgtggccgagcttgcttaTATCATGCGGCCACGTGATCCCATTATGAATCTAATGTCTTGTATGATAATGTggatcagatgtcgaaaatagcaaacagagactatgcagccctgaatctctccggagacaattacttacagtgggcgctagacacaaggattagtctaaaatccaagggactcggtgatactatcatcgagGACAGtaatgagaatgaaaagaatagATACAGGGCCATATGTTAtatgcgccatcatctcattgaaggtcttaAGGATCAGTACATGACGATTGAGAATCCATTGGATCTTTGGAATGCTTTAAGGcacagatatgatcaccaaaagatggtgttgcttccaaaggcaagGCACGATTGGATGCACCTCAGATTCATGGActtcaagtccgtggatgagtacAACTCGGCCTTATTCAAAATCGTCTCAATACTAAGACTGTGTGGTGAAGAAGTGTCTGATGTGatgatgcttgaaaagacctatacgactttcaatcagtcgaattctgtgttgcaacagcaatatagaacaaaaggttttgccacatacactgatctgatctcctGTCTACTCTTGGCCGAGGCAAATAATGAGCTTCTCATGAAGAACAGTGGAGCTAGGCCGGCCGGGACAGCACCATTACCCGAAGCCCATGACattgaaaagaaagatcccaaagaaACCTACTATGCCCAAGACAACAGGAAACCATACGGTCATAGCCGTGGTGGGTATAGGGGGCGTAGGCGTGACAATCATAACGGTCGAGATAACTACTCAACCGGCCGAagaggaaaccacaataaccgtggtcgtggttccaattacggtCGGGGCCGAGGGAGTTATGGCCGTGGacgaggtggcatatccaaaccatctCACACGACCAAGTCCTTATGTCACAGATGCGGGATGGACAatcattgggccaagaactgcAGAACTCCAAAGCACTTGTGCgaactctatcaagagagtatcaagaacaagaacccggaggcaaacatgatccaagaaaacGATCATGATAACAAAGGATATGGGTACGATGCTGATGATGAATCGGACAGGGACAACAAAGATGACCAAATGGATTTTGAAACTTCTGATTGTCTAAAGGACTAGTAGtttttcgaatcacattgtcttattgctttatgtctttgatttggtgtttttattttatgaaatgacaTTTATAATATAAGTTTTACAAAGTCTCTAAAGTCTAGTAAATTTTACTTATAgaaatgaatgatgagatgagtatacttgtggtggatagtggcacaagtcatacgatccttagagacaaaaggtaTTTCATGAATCTCACATTACAAAGTGCAAAGGTACAAACCATTGCGGGTGAGGccagcctgattgaaggtcacggccaggcctatgtgatgatgcccaaaggcactcacctagagatcaaaaccgccttgtattccccaagctctagaagaagcttattgagttttaAGGACATAAGGTTGAACGGTTTtcaccttgaaacatgggaagaaggaaacaaagaattccttaacataactttgatcaccaaaggcaataaaAAGATCCTAGAGACCATGCCCGCAATGTCTACTGGTCTTTACTATGCACGGATCAGTATGGTCGAGGCAAATACCTCAgagctattcactttatggcataaccggcttggccatcccggaacagTAATGATGCGAAAACTAATGATGAATTCATTAGGGCACACGTTTAAAGGAGTGATCCCacgaaatctcacatgtgctgcatgtgcacaagggaaactcataactaggccatcaccagccaaggttaataaagaaaccttaaactttctggaaagaatccaaggggacatatgtggaccgatacacccaccttgtgggacgtttagatacttcatggtcctcattgatgcatcgaccagatggtcgcatgtatgTCTGTTGTCCACTCGGAacctagcctttgcacggctgcttgctcagatgataaggctgagagcacaTTTTCCAGACTTTCCACtcaagactatacgtctagataatgctggtgagttcacgtcccaggcgtttaatgaatattgtatgtccatggggatAAAAGTAGAACACCccgtggcacatgtccatacacagaatggcttggccgaatctttcattaaacgtatccagctgatagcccgtccattacttatgaagtctaaacttccggtatcagcatggggacatgcggttttacatgctacggaactgattcgcatcaggccatctagtgagcatagatattcaccatcccaattacttacgggtcatgagccagacgtgtcccacatcaaaacatttggatgtgccgtctacgttccaattactccaccacagagaactaagatgggaccgcagaggaggatgggaatatacgtaggatatgaatCCCCaagtattataaagtatcttgagccaacaaccggtgatttgtttaaggccagatacgaagactcacagtttgatgagtccacatatccgtccttaaggggagataacagccggttgataacaaaagaaatagaatggtttagaccatcgacatcttggcaagatcctcggactaaagattgtgatttagaagtccagaagataatacatcttcaagagctagctaatagattgccagatacatttgctgacccaaatagagtgacAATATCACAcatcccggcttgtaatgcacctgtAAGATTAgacgtccaagatggacaatgtcaagtggctacagagtctaggcAACGTCTAAAACGTggcagaccaattggttccaaagacaaacagcctcggaaatccaagaaaggtgctggatccgagagcattaagaaaaccgtccaggacatagaTGGAACGGTCGAGCCGACCATGACGGTTGAGCCGAGTGAACCGTccacacccgatgatccggTCGTTCCTCCaagtgaggtccgggacgctggACTTCACGGGACACCAGAACCggacaatcaagagatctctataaaccatgtgatgtctggaaaacaatggaacagaaaagatatcaacgttgatgatttatttgcatacaaggtagcacttgagatcatggataaagatgaggatctagaacccacgtccatacaagaatgcatgctaagatcggattggatcaaatggaaacaagctataaacgtggagttagagtcattgagaaagagaggcgtttttggccctataatcttgacacctagagatgtcaaaccagtgggatacaaatgggtctttgtaaggaagagaaatgagaaaggagaagtagtgagatacaaagcacggcttgtagcacaaggattctcgcaaagaccaggaatagactatgaggaaacttattcccctgtggtggatgcgacTACATTGAGATACttaatcagtctggccgtgagaGAGAACATTGATttgcgcctaatggatgtagttaCAGCATACCTGTACGGACCACTGGACAACGAAATAcatatgagagttccagagggtattgagctcaaagataagaaaggttctcgagaacaacattgcattaAGCTGAACAAAGCTTTATATGGCTTAAAACagtcaggtcgaatgtggtataacCGGCTATCCGAGTACCTAACcaaagagggttataagaacgatccaataagtccatgtatattcataaagaaattcgacaGCAAGGGTTATGTTATAATATCTGTCTACGTGGACGACCTGAACAtaataggaacctctggagagatttcccaaaccgtcgaatgtctaaagaaagaattcgaaatgaaagacttagggaaaactaagttctgtttgggattacagtttgagtataaagaAAATggtatccttgtgcatcaagaaacttatacagaaaagatactcaagcaattcAATATGGACCAAGCACACCCCTTACCGtgtcctatggtcgtgaggtccttagacctcGAGAAGGATCCATTCGGACCTAAGAAACCGGACGAGGAAGCACTCGGACCGGACATGCCTTACttaagtgccattggggccttaatgtaTTTAGCTAGTCATACAagaccggacataagctttgccgtgagtTTATTATCCAGATTTGGATCATGTCCGACCTTAAGGCATTGGAATGGTGTGAAgcatctgttcagatatctgaAAGGAACAAAAGACCTTGGTTTGTTCTATACCAACCGGCCAGGAGAGAACATGGTCGGATATGCGGATGCTGGATACTTATCTGATccacaccaggctagatctcagacaggATATGTGTTTACACATAATGGAGCCGCAATATGCTGGCGTTCAACAAAGCAATCCTTAGTTGCTACATCGTCTAATCACGCCGAGATCATAGCAATATATGAGG includes:
- the LOC125590482 gene encoding secreted RxLR effector protein 161-like — protein: MDQAHPLPCPMVVRSLDLEKDPFGPKKPDEEALGPDMPYLSAIGALMYLASHTRPDISFAVSLLSRFGSCPTLRHWNGVKHLFRYLKGTKDLGLFYTNRPGENMVGYADAGYLSDPHQARSQTGYVFTHNGAAICWRSTKQSLVATSSNHAEIIAIYEASRELVWLRSMTGHVLKESGLSVGQEKEEPMIIYEDNAARQRRFK